The Acinetobacter shaoyimingii DNA segment CTGAAATCTTTGAATCAGATTTTACGATGCTTGGTTCAGAATATATTGAACGGTTCATGATGACCAAAAATACTATTCCGAATGCTAGTGGGGTTGTTTTTAAAAAACAAACCTATTTTCACGTCGGTGGCGCAAACCAGAAATTAAGATGGATTGGTGATTGGGCAATTTGGTCTAAAATCGTAGCAGAAGGCGAGATTTTCTTTACAGCGCAAAAATTAAATTTCTTTAGGTATCATGCCACAAGCGTTATTGCCCGAGCAGTCAAAAATATTGATCATATCGCCATTAGAAATGAAGTCATTGGGTTTAGAACAGATGTTTGCCATTATTGGGAAATGAAAGCCAAACAAAATCCTAAGTTTTATTCTATCCTGAAAAAAAATAATAAATATTTATTCAAAGAAATTAGTCGAAATGCCTCATTTGCCATACGTAAACGACAATACAAGCATATTATTCCAACCACAAAATTAACATTAAAAAGTTGTCCGATATATTTGTTACCACTTTATACCGTCAAGCTTTCACTGAAATTGATTTATTCTTTTCTGATTGATGCACCTATTCGAAAAATATTTAAATAAAAAAGAGGCTTTTGCCTCTTTTTTATTCCAACATCAACACATCTTGATAAGATAAATTAATCTCTTTTCGATGATGATAGATATAAACATTCAATAAACGCTCTGATAAGAAGCCATAAAGTCTAGCTTGATAGGTATCATAATCATCAATATTAATCTTTTCCTTTAATGCAAATAATATGGTAAATAACCACTCGCAGTATCCATCGACAAATGCTCGATCTGCAATAAACATATTATATAAGCTTAATCCCATCTTCGAATTTGAAATATGCTCAAATGATTTTACATATTCGGGATAAAGTGTATTGATCGTTTTACCTAATTCATCCCAATCCTTAGAAAAATGATTCAAGCAGAACTGCTCATAGTTTGAAAAATAATTTTTTTTATTGAATTTCCAAAATTTTTCGATCGATTTTAAAAAAGTAACTTTTTTAGCAACAATGACATTCACACCTTGCTTTTCTTGATAATCAGCAACATTAAATATCTTATGCTCTTGAAGCAAAGCAGCAGATCCAGAAAAATAGCGACGATAATGAACTAAACCTAAAACTTCAGCATCACTGTTTTTCCACATCCAATACAAAGCAGTCAATTCACAAAAATTTTTATTTAAATACGAAATATTTTCACCAGAATTATCTGTTTGAATATTTAACTCTAAATCACTAAGTGCTTTTCCTACATGAATCGGTCTATATATTTCAATATCTGGAAATATATAATCTTTATGAGTCGCTACATAAATTTCGATTTTTTTCATGTCAGAATGCTTCGTTATGGTAAAAACTACGGATTGAATTTTGATTCGAAATATCAGTTAAAATACGACTTGAAACATTTAAAGCTTCTTCAATCGTCACATCCATATCCATATAACGGTAGGTTCCTAAACGCCCCACAAAAGTGACATTTTGCTCTATTTTTGCTCTTTCTATATATTTTTTCAAAAGATGTTTATCATCAACTAAGCGTATCG contains these protein-coding regions:
- a CDS encoding glycosyltransferase family A protein — protein: MFVSIIVPSYNHAPYLEKRIQSILNQTYQNFEVILLDDVSPDHSAEILLSYKNHPKVSHCIINEQNSGSTFSQWNKGLSLAKGELIWIAESDDVSDLSFLENLVTQFEINPNLTIAYCQSHRMNAEGIVTGDWKDYTDDLDSEIFESDFTMLGSEYIERFMMTKNTIPNASGVVFKKQTYFHVGGANQKLRWIGDWAIWSKIVAEGEIFFTAQKLNFFRYHATSVIARAVKNIDHIAIRNEVIGFRTDVCHYWEMKAKQNPKFYSILKKNNKYLFKEISRNASFAIRKRQYKHIIPTTKLTLKSCPIYLLPLYTVKLSLKLIYSFLIDAPIRKIFK
- a CDS encoding DUF4422 domain-containing protein yields the protein MKKIEIYVATHKDYIFPDIEIYRPIHVGKALSDLELNIQTDNSGENISYLNKNFCELTALYWMWKNSDAEVLGLVHYRRYFSGSAALLQEHKIFNVADYQEKQGVNVIVAKKVTFLKSIEKFWKFNKKNYFSNYEQFCLNHFSKDWDELGKTINTLYPEYVKSFEHISNSKMGLSLYNMFIADRAFVDGYCEWLFTILFALKEKINIDDYDTYQARLYGFLSERLLNVYIYHHRKEINLSYQDVLMLE